The following are from one region of the Longimicrobiaceae bacterium genome:
- a CDS encoding L-threonylcarbamoyladenylate synthase, giving the protein MPTLRADPRHPDPEIIRRAAAVLRRGGLVAFPTETVYGLGAHAMDPAAVAGIFAAKGRPSYNPLIVHLADAADAPRLAAEWSDAAARLAARFWPGPLTLVVPKAPEVPDAVTAGLPSVALRVPAHPVAHALLREAGIPVAAPSANRSTEVSPTTAAHVERSLGDRVELILDGGPTSVGIESTVVSLTGAVPAVLRPGTISVDELRATVGEVAAPSAAPDGRAARPSPGMLDRHYAPRAELRVFDPEDFHDRDDAAVPRRGERTAVLLYRTRSHPPGDVVRMPDDPAGYAARLYATLHRLDDEGYARIWVERVPDTSAWDGVRDRLRRAAHRG; this is encoded by the coding sequence GTGCCGACGCTCCGCGCTGACCCGCGCCACCCGGACCCGGAGATCATCCGCCGCGCCGCGGCCGTGCTGCGGCGCGGCGGCCTCGTCGCGTTCCCCACGGAAACGGTATACGGCCTGGGGGCGCACGCCATGGACCCGGCGGCGGTGGCGGGGATCTTCGCGGCCAAGGGGCGGCCCTCCTACAACCCGCTGATCGTCCACCTCGCCGACGCCGCCGACGCCCCGCGCCTGGCCGCGGAGTGGAGCGACGCCGCCGCGCGGCTGGCCGCCCGGTTCTGGCCGGGGCCGCTCACGCTGGTGGTGCCGAAGGCGCCGGAGGTGCCGGACGCCGTCACCGCGGGGCTCCCCAGCGTGGCGCTCCGCGTCCCCGCGCACCCCGTCGCGCACGCGCTCCTCCGCGAAGCGGGCATCCCCGTCGCCGCCCCGAGCGCCAACCGCTCCACGGAGGTGTCGCCCACCACCGCCGCGCACGTGGAGCGGAGCCTGGGCGACCGGGTGGAGCTGATCCTGGACGGCGGGCCCACCTCCGTGGGGATCGAGTCCACCGTGGTGAGCCTCACGGGCGCGGTGCCGGCGGTGCTCCGCCCCGGGACCATCTCCGTGGACGAGCTGCGCGCCACCGTCGGGGAGGTGGCGGCCCCGTCCGCGGCGCCGGACGGGAGGGCGGCGCGCCCCTCTCCCGGGATGCTGGACCGGCACTACGCCCCGCGGGCGGAGCTGCGCGTCTTCGACCCGGAGGACTTCCACGACCGCGACGACGCGGCCGTCCCGCGGCGGGGCGAGCGCACGGCGGTGCTGCTGTACCGCACCCGGTCGCATCCGCCGGGCGACGTGGTCCGGATGCCGGACGACCCGGCCGGGTACGCGGCCCGGCTCTACGCCACCCTGCACCGCCTGGACGACGAGGGCTATGCGCGGATCTGGGTGGAGCGCGTCCCGGACACCTCCGCGTGGGACGGCGTGCGCGACCGGCTGCGGCGCGCGGCGCACCGCGGATGA